From a single Nocardioides panacis genomic region:
- a CDS encoding sigma-54-dependent Fis family transcriptional regulator, whose product MAGQLVSPGEAAGETADQKALARSRILFLTSHSLESGAVRTPILASWRRSRDMRVAANQVNPILEVNPDLDTFLSRAAAPVLNGLLSVMAEQPVSIVLTDRHGLVLTRLTGDNSLERRLDAVGLAPGFNYAENSVGTNGIGTALEVGAPTHVFGHEHYAERLEDLACAGVPIKHPLTGRTVGVVDLTCWRRDAGTLLLALAKTTAQQVQTALLNASGIHERELLDEYLRVCRRSSGIVLAVSPEVGMLNEHARTVLSAAEQSSLLTHASEALATGRLGTHEVDLPGGGTARMHMHAVGDPNHPSGLVVRVVRHAMRLPDQHASAAGGPRPLPGLVGTVPVWTHACHEVEQHFLSREWLAVVGERGVGKLALLQAVQLRRQPVPHIAVLDAAVGDDPSWTSLLRQTVTRGADSVVLHHVDRLGPARLRATCAVLQECRSEDSPAHPWVVVTLNNPADRTDLSELLRLFPGTVYVPPLRLHAEDIPALVAHFTRRSGEGGAPLVWSSEALQILSRSAWPGNIEQLHHVVRWVMARRRAGVVEPEHLPPEVRSVSRRALNTMESLERDAIVEALRDCGGDKELAAASLGMSRATIYRRIRAYGIVETPS is encoded by the coding sequence ATGGCTGGACAACTTGTGTCCCCGGGGGAAGCAGCGGGCGAGACCGCCGACCAGAAGGCGCTCGCCCGTAGCCGCATCCTCTTCCTGACGTCGCACTCCCTGGAGTCCGGCGCGGTCCGCACGCCGATCCTGGCGTCGTGGCGCCGGTCGCGGGACATGCGCGTCGCAGCCAACCAGGTGAACCCGATCCTCGAGGTGAACCCGGACCTGGACACCTTCCTGTCCCGGGCGGCCGCCCCCGTGCTGAACGGCCTGCTGTCGGTGATGGCCGAGCAGCCGGTCAGCATCGTGCTCACCGACCGGCACGGCCTGGTCCTGACCCGGCTCACCGGCGACAACTCCCTGGAACGGCGGCTGGACGCGGTCGGCCTGGCCCCCGGCTTCAACTACGCGGAGAACTCGGTCGGCACCAACGGCATCGGTACGGCGCTCGAGGTGGGCGCACCCACGCACGTGTTCGGGCACGAGCACTACGCCGAGCGCCTCGAGGACCTCGCCTGCGCCGGCGTGCCGATCAAGCACCCACTCACCGGACGCACCGTCGGCGTCGTCGACCTGACCTGCTGGCGCCGGGACGCCGGGACGCTGCTGCTGGCCCTGGCCAAGACCACCGCCCAGCAGGTCCAGACCGCGCTGCTGAACGCGAGCGGCATCCACGAGCGGGAGCTGCTCGACGAGTACCTCCGGGTCTGCCGCCGGTCCTCGGGGATCGTGCTGGCCGTGAGTCCCGAGGTCGGGATGCTCAACGAGCACGCCCGCACCGTGCTGTCCGCCGCCGAGCAGTCGAGCCTGCTGACCCACGCCAGCGAGGCCCTGGCCACGGGACGCCTCGGCACCCACGAGGTCGACCTGCCCGGCGGCGGGACGGCCCGGATGCACATGCACGCGGTCGGCGACCCGAACCACCCGTCCGGGCTGGTGGTGCGGGTGGTCCGCCACGCGATGCGGTTGCCCGACCAGCACGCCTCGGCGGCCGGCGGTCCGCGCCCGCTCCCGGGCCTGGTCGGCACCGTCCCGGTCTGGACCCACGCCTGCCACGAGGTCGAGCAGCACTTCCTGTCCCGCGAGTGGCTCGCGGTGGTCGGCGAGCGTGGCGTCGGCAAGCTCGCGCTCCTGCAGGCCGTCCAGCTGCGCCGGCAGCCGGTCCCCCACATCGCGGTGCTGGACGCAGCGGTCGGTGACGACCCCTCGTGGACCTCCCTGCTCCGGCAGACCGTGACCCGCGGCGCCGACAGCGTGGTGCTGCACCACGTCGACCGGCTGGGCCCCGCCCGCCTGCGGGCCACCTGCGCCGTCCTCCAGGAGTGCCGCAGCGAGGACTCCCCCGCCCACCCGTGGGTGGTCGTGACCCTGAACAACCCGGCCGACCGCACCGACCTCAGCGAGCTGCTGCGGCTGTTCCCCGGCACGGTCTACGTGCCGCCGCTGCGGCTGCACGCCGAGGACATCCCGGCCCTGGTCGCGCACTTCACCCGCCGCTCCGGCGAGGGTGGTGCCCCGCTCGTCTGGTCCTCCGAGGCGTTGCAGATCCTCAGCCGCTCCGCCTGGCCGGGCAACATCGAGCAGCTCCACCACGTGGTGCGGTGGGTGATGGCCCGCCGGCGGGCGGGAGTCGTGGAGCCCGAGCACCTGCCGCCCGAGGTGCGCTCGGTGTCCCGCCGGGCGCTGAACACGATGGAGTCCCTCGAGCGGGACGCCATCGTGGAGGCGCTGCGCGACTGCGGGGGCGACAAGGAGCTCGCGGCCGCGTCCCTGGGGATGTCGCGGGCCACGATCTACCGACGGATCCGGGCCTACGGGATCGTGGAGACGCCGTCCTGA